The genomic region TCATAATAAATAtggtataaaattaaaaaataatgtaaaataaaatatcttttttttctgaatcacAAGCTTCAGGCCAGAATATTTACCGCGGCTCCTGGTTGGACTTGTATGTACTCCAGTTCGTCTCTGTAGCCGGCCTGCTGGAACCTGAAGAGGTTTTCCACCTCGGCCGTCCAGTCTTTGGCTCTGCTCATGGACTTCGGTCTGCAGTTGTTGTCGGTCGCGCAGGACATGATGCTGAGAGACGTCACAGAGATGCACAAATTCTTAAATTCAACAGACTGG from Plectropomus leopardus isolate mb unplaced genomic scaffold, YSFRI_Pleo_2.0 unplaced_scaffold18600, whole genome shotgun sequence harbors:
- the LOC121965103 gene encoding meiosis expressed gene 1 protein homolog codes for the protein MSCATDNNCRPKSMSRAKDWTAEVENLFRFQQAGYRDELEYIQVQPGAAVDRWPDTGFVKKLQRRDNTFYYYNRKRECEDRDVHKVKVYAY